From one Paenibacillus sp. FSL K6-1330 genomic stretch:
- a CDS encoding TetR/AcrR family transcriptional regulator, with amino-acid sequence MNLPIQLYEREKILQACLSVFARNGYKNTSTEMLAEAAGISKALIFHHFTSKKKLYLSLVDHCFEKVRTGIHYDEWTEDTDFFTAISQLSHAKLDYFREHSDEWKLVFEAFYATPDGLKEEVEDKYGQVSVTRQAMLVRLFDKVPLREGINRKHAFELVMAVTRHFETKFLEETNSMNYIDETYTRSLMKELDAFCDMIRFGMEN; translated from the coding sequence ATGAATCTGCCGATACAGCTCTACGAACGGGAGAAGATTTTGCAAGCCTGCTTATCCGTGTTTGCCCGCAACGGTTACAAGAATACATCAACGGAAATGTTGGCGGAAGCTGCTGGTATCTCCAAAGCTTTGATCTTTCATCATTTCACGAGTAAGAAGAAACTGTATCTTAGCTTAGTTGACCACTGCTTTGAGAAAGTCCGAACCGGCATCCATTACGATGAGTGGACGGAAGACACTGATTTTTTTACAGCCATTTCTCAGTTAAGCCATGCGAAGCTCGACTATTTTCGAGAGCATTCTGATGAATGGAAGTTAGTATTTGAAGCATTTTATGCCACACCCGATGGCTTGAAGGAGGAAGTCGAGGATAAGTACGGTCAGGTCAGCGTAACCCGTCAAGCGATGCTAGTAAGGCTTTTCGACAAGGTGCCGCTTCGCGAAGGCATAAACCGCAAGCATGCATTCGAGCTCGTCATGGCCGTTACCAGACATTTCGAAACGAAGTTTCTGGAGGAGACGAACAGTATGAACTATATTGATGAAACCTATACCCGCAGCCTCATGAAGGAACTGGACGCTTTTTGTGACATGATCCGATTCGGTATGGAAAACTAA
- a CDS encoding DUF2239 family protein, whose product MSNALTHFYCTAFLGVGVVTSGSLQHVVTTVKEALDDRDLTQLLIFDDSTGKPIDVDFRGKTEDVLKRLGEQFGDLPGTEVNHQPIRRVGRPKLGVVSGEVTLLPRHWEWLKSQPGGASVTLRKLIDEARRAGEKQNNIRESQEATYNFMTAMAGNFHQYEEALRALYAGDLDRFYHFIDDWAPDIRNHVKKLAANAFPEGNL is encoded by the coding sequence ATGAGTAATGCCCTAACGCACTTTTACTGCACGGCATTTTTGGGTGTGGGAGTCGTCACCAGTGGTTCATTACAGCACGTTGTTACTACAGTGAAGGAAGCTCTGGATGACAGAGACCTCACACAGCTGCTTATATTTGACGATTCCACAGGGAAGCCAATAGATGTTGATTTTCGTGGGAAGACAGAAGATGTGCTCAAACGATTAGGAGAACAGTTTGGTGACCTACCCGGTACGGAAGTGAATCACCAGCCTATACGGCGGGTCGGTCGACCCAAGCTGGGGGTTGTATCCGGTGAGGTTACGTTATTGCCACGGCATTGGGAATGGCTCAAGAGTCAACCTGGAGGGGCGTCGGTAACATTACGAAAACTCATTGATGAGGCTCGCCGTGCTGGAGAAAAACAGAACAATATCCGAGAGTCACAAGAAGCCACATATAACTTCATGACAGCTATGGCCGGGAACTTCCATCAATACGAAGAAGCTCTACGGGCACTGTATGCTGGTGATTTGGATCGTTTTTACCACTTCATCGATGACTGGGCACCTGATATCAGAAACCATGTCAAAAAATTAGCCGCTAATGCATTCCCTGAAGGGAACTTATAA
- a CDS encoding TetR/AcrR family transcriptional regulator, with product MDRRIVRSRQMIMQAFIGLLGEQEFERVTIQGIADRANVNRGTIYLHFTDKYDLLEQSVETYLMMLAESCVPEDGPTNELSRDLLIRAFTYLKEHAEIYGVLITNKGIPTFRHRMTQMIEANITLVVNQMKLETGIHKDVLAQFLSVSITGLIEWWVVQSMPYTPEEMVEQMARILEARLQLW from the coding sequence ATGGATCGGCGCATCGTGCGATCAAGACAAATGATTATGCAAGCGTTTATTGGGCTGTTGGGAGAGCAGGAATTTGAGAGGGTCACCATTCAAGGGATTGCGGATCGGGCCAATGTCAACCGCGGAACGATCTATTTGCATTTTACAGACAAATATGACCTGCTGGAACAGAGCGTGGAAACGTATCTGATGATGCTTGCTGAGAGTTGTGTTCCGGAGGATGGGCCAACCAATGAACTGTCCCGGGACCTGCTGATTCGTGCGTTCACGTATCTGAAAGAGCATGCAGAAATCTATGGCGTTTTGATTACCAATAAAGGTATTCCGACATTCAGACACCGTATGACACAGATGATTGAAGCGAATATAACCTTGGTGGTGAACCAAATGAAGCTAGAAACCGGTATCCACAAGGATGTATTGGCGCAATTCTTATCCGTTTCCATTACGGGGTTGATTGAGTGGTGGGTCGTCCAATCTATGCCATATACGCCAGAAGAGATGGTTGAACAGATGGCTAGAATTTTGGAAGCAAGGCTGCAGCTATGGTAA
- a CDS encoding DUF6886 family protein produces the protein MKPKSVGKYEILLERLLLKVIELRFTPNLYPLREAIFASDFKGYGIHRFKNAKKL, from the coding sequence GTGAAACCCAAATCAGTTGGAAAATATGAGATTTTATTGGAGAGATTACTCCTAAAAGTAATTGAATTAAGATTCACACCAAATTTATATCCGCTTAGGGAAGCAATATTTGCTTCCGACTTCAAAGGATACGGGATACATAGATTTAAAAATGCAAAAAAACTCTAA
- a CDS encoding LacI family DNA-binding transcriptional regulator produces the protein MPTIIDISRVSGLSKSTVSRVLNDHPHVSVESRQKVQKAITELGYVRNTQGVQLRLQASNHIGVLVPDVEHPYFSQLVSALSRSLGSMGYQLVIYQTELSREHELDVYARLLRREMDAVVIAHSHFSEREIKEYIGSYIGIICNEAMDGEFLDVFRLDEEDAVFQATAYLLSKGRRHLFFCMDHLTLLQEKRWNGFQLAHQQFGLECTKSQCYTGLVTMEDGYALGEQLFTSEQLPDGMITGSDFVATGLLKAAEQKGISVPQEMSVIGFDNHPVGLMTNPELTTLTNCIPDMVRDVTECLTQRLKGMRSAPIAKTYKTSLIIRNST, from the coding sequence TTGCCCACCATAATTGATATTTCACGTGTAAGCGGTCTCTCCAAGTCGACGGTATCACGTGTATTAAACGACCATCCACATGTATCAGTTGAAAGCAGACAAAAAGTACAGAAAGCCATTACGGAGCTGGGATATGTCCGCAATACGCAGGGGGTTCAGTTGCGTCTACAGGCAAGCAATCATATCGGTGTGCTTGTCCCGGATGTGGAGCATCCCTATTTCAGTCAGCTTGTTAGTGCATTAAGTCGATCTTTAGGCTCAATGGGGTATCAACTTGTCATCTATCAGACCGAATTATCCCGCGAGCATGAACTTGATGTGTATGCCCGATTGTTACGTCGAGAAATGGATGCAGTGGTTATTGCTCATTCCCATTTCTCGGAGAGAGAAATTAAAGAATATATAGGTTCTTACATTGGAATCATATGCAACGAAGCGATGGACGGAGAGTTTCTCGATGTCTTTCGATTGGATGAAGAAGATGCGGTCTTTCAAGCGACAGCATATTTGCTGTCCAAGGGGCGCCGTCATCTGTTTTTCTGTATGGATCACCTGACACTATTGCAAGAGAAAAGATGGAACGGGTTTCAACTGGCTCACCAACAATTCGGCCTAGAGTGTACGAAATCACAATGTTATACGGGTCTGGTGACGATGGAAGATGGTTATGCCTTGGGAGAACAATTATTTACTTCTGAACAATTGCCGGATGGAATGATAACGGGTAGTGACTTTGTAGCTACAGGTTTATTGAAAGCTGCAGAGCAAAAGGGGATATCCGTGCCTCAAGAAATGTCCGTCATCGGATTTGATAACCATCCTGTGGGATTGATGACGAATCCGGAACTGACCACATTAACCAATTGTATTCCCGATATGGTCAGGGATGTTACAGAATGTCTTACCCAGAGATTGAAGGGGATGCGATCTGCTCCTATCGCGAAAACCTACAAGACTTCGCTGATTATACGTAATTCTACTTAA
- a CDS encoding DUF1330 domain-containing protein → MTEFDSIRYIEPSQRAGMRFMQRGIEGSIVMLNLLRFRDVADYTANPELTPEVPISGAEAFNRYIERTLPFLRESGGEVLFLGDGGEFLIGPEDERWDLVMLIRQSSAQSFLAFSSHQDYLAGIGHRTAAIEDSRLLPMTEFPISN, encoded by the coding sequence ATGACAGAGTTTGATTCTATTCGTTACATCGAACCATCGCAACGCGCTGGCATGAGATTTATGCAACGAGGCATTGAGGGCAGCATCGTCATGTTGAACCTGCTGCGTTTTCGTGATGTTGCCGATTACACAGCCAATCCTGAACTAACACCGGAGGTCCCAATCAGCGGTGCCGAAGCTTTCAACCGCTACATTGAGCGCACCCTCCCATTTCTCCGTGAAAGCGGAGGTGAAGTGCTGTTTCTTGGCGATGGCGGAGAGTTTCTTATCGGACCCGAAGACGAAAGATGGGATCTTGTTATGCTGATCCGCCAGAGCAGTGCGCAGTCGTTTCTTGCTTTTTCAAGTCATCAAGACTACCTGGCCGGTATCGGGCATCGGACTGCAGCGATCGAAGATTCACGCCTTCTGCCTATGACAGAATTTCCGATATCGAATTAA
- a CDS encoding TetR/AcrR family transcriptional regulator has product MNKRTDLRILRTKQSIRKAFYELIQEKGYEAITIQDIADRAMINRNTFYLHYQNKPDLLDRCMNELLSELKDAVVLCPISMNPFSTSILETVMQTVLEHISLNTTFYYAMLIEENRIYQFRAKMENIIKDKLNEGWNPTQGQSHLAISKELLLEYLVSAFMGIVIWWIKNDRPLPADEISSQLSRIVTYGHLKAAGIPVEE; this is encoded by the coding sequence ATGAACAAGAGAACCGACCTAAGAATACTTCGCACGAAGCAATCGATTCGAAAGGCATTTTATGAGCTTATTCAGGAAAAAGGATATGAAGCCATAACAATCCAGGATATTGCCGATCGGGCTATGATCAATCGAAATACTTTTTATCTGCACTACCAAAATAAACCTGATTTATTGGATAGGTGTATGAATGAATTGTTGAGCGAACTAAAGGATGCCGTTGTTCTTTGTCCCATCAGCATGAATCCCTTCAGTACTTCTATACTTGAGACCGTCATGCAAACTGTACTGGAACATATTTCTCTCAACACTACCTTTTACTACGCCATGTTAATTGAAGAGAATAGAATCTATCAGTTTCGAGCAAAAATGGAGAATATCATTAAAGACAAATTAAATGAGGGGTGGAATCCTACTCAGGGACAATCCCATTTAGCGATATCCAAGGAATTGCTGCTCGAATATCTCGTTTCGGCTTTCATGGGGATTGTTATTTGGTGGATTAAAAACGATCGGCCTCTTCCTGCGGATGAAATTTCATCTCAGTTAAGTAGAATTGTTACCTATGGGCATTTGAAAGCTGCGGGCATCCCCGTCGAGGAATAA
- a CDS encoding HAD-IIB family hydrolase yields MEVIYTPAVTEYLILFDFDETYYPHECLPEQLNMVYELEQYLQQLARNHQVKIAWVTGSSVQQIQAKMKIAGMTQLPHFIASNLGTEMWEIEPDGQLVTVPSWAKIIRASGFSRRDVEDLISELKSTFNIVLHEQTQFGQSGYKMNYYYYPVSAARTQYDISIIRHLAANHGIGININICNPKAGDPEHAYDVDFIPAGTGKKAAVQFLMDYSQVLLSKTLAFGDSGNDIEMLRMVAHGYLLQNATAEAKSCHNNVAPYPYAEGILHVCRNFFGE; encoded by the coding sequence ATGGAAGTCATCTATACCCCCGCTGTAACCGAATATCTGATATTGTTTGATTTTGACGAAACGTATTATCCGCATGAATGTTTGCCTGAACAACTCAACATGGTGTACGAACTGGAACAATACCTCCAGCAGCTTGCCAGAAATCATCAAGTAAAGATAGCTTGGGTCACCGGAAGCAGTGTTCAGCAAATACAAGCAAAAATGAAAATAGCCGGTATGACGCAGCTCCCCCATTTTATAGCGAGCAATCTGGGCACAGAGATGTGGGAAATCGAGCCTGACGGACAACTGGTCACTGTTCCTTCATGGGCAAAAATTATAAGGGCATCCGGATTCTCTCGAAGAGATGTAGAAGATTTAATTAGCGAATTAAAATCAACATTCAACATCGTCCTTCACGAACAGACTCAATTTGGTCAATCCGGATATAAAATGAACTACTATTATTATCCGGTATCAGCAGCCAGAACCCAATATGATATAAGTATCATCAGGCACCTGGCTGCAAATCACGGGATCGGAATTAATATCAATATCTGCAATCCCAAGGCGGGTGATCCGGAGCACGCATATGATGTCGATTTTATCCCCGCAGGAACTGGAAAGAAAGCGGCTGTGCAATTCCTAATGGATTATAGTCAGGTACTCCTGTCCAAAACATTGGCCTTCGGTGACAGTGGAAACGACATCGAGATGCTTCGGATGGTTGCCCATGGATATCTTCTCCAGAACGCTACGGCAGAGGCAAAGTCATGCCACAACAACGTTGCCCCTTATCCTTACGCCGAGGGAATTTTGCATGTATGCAGAAATTTTTTTGGGGAGTAA
- a CDS encoding nucleotidyltransferase domain-containing protein: MILEKVINRIVIQSEYKDFVDKYIDNILTEFKGKIHSIYMCGSIPKGTAKPFKSDADFTIVCVNPKDIDYERLSNIKDRLLEEYPVVTKIDTTICSIDDVLSKPNDWGFWVKIICVCIYGDDVGEKVPPIIISPEFILDLNAETKKEVDRRHRLLSNASDNTMKTRLIKGYSKRLIRALYSLVLEDTGVWQDDIIKMKNDILNYCEIDTALVDYLYACYLDSNVLVEEFLGIADEVYSYFENSLNAMAVRVTQRSE; the protein is encoded by the coding sequence ATGATATTAGAAAAAGTTATAAATAGAATTGTAATACAAAGTGAATATAAGGATTTTGTTGATAAGTATATAGATAATATACTTACCGAATTTAAAGGTAAGATTCATAGCATTTATATGTGTGGCTCGATTCCAAAAGGAACTGCTAAACCTTTTAAGTCAGATGCAGACTTTACTATTGTATGTGTAAATCCCAAAGATATTGATTACGAAAGATTGTCAAATATTAAAGACAGGCTTTTGGAAGAATATCCAGTAGTAACTAAGATTGATACCACAATTTGCTCGATTGACGATGTATTAAGTAAACCAAATGATTGGGGTTTTTGGGTAAAGATCATTTGTGTTTGTATATATGGTGATGACGTTGGTGAAAAAGTACCACCGATAATTATTTCTCCAGAGTTCATTTTAGACTTAAATGCAGAGACCAAGAAGGAAGTAGATCGTAGACATCGTTTACTTTCTAATGCTAGTGATAACACAATGAAAACTAGATTAATTAAAGGTTACTCTAAGAGATTAATTCGTGCATTATACTCTTTGGTTTTAGAAGATACAGGTGTATGGCAAGATGACATTATTAAGATGAAGAATGACATATTAAACTATTGTGAGATTGACACCGCTTTAGTTGATTATCTGTATGCTTGTTACTTGGATAGTAATGTACTTGTTGAAGAGTTTCTGGGAATTGCAGATGAAGTATATAGCTATTTTGAGAACTCCTTAAATGCAATGGCTGTCCGGGTCACTCAGAGAAGCGAGTGA
- a CDS encoding cytochrome P450, whose protein sequence is MKGITSNDFVSPDTMRDFNAFYQKLTQHQEGLYRLDDFFGMGEAWVAFRYEDVSAILKDTRFLSDRRKYSSQQKASPQNSSVNELLEWFKNMPNMLTVDPPDHTRLRRLVSKAFTPRMIEELRPRIQQIADELLDKVATRGKMELISDFAYPLPIIVISEMLGIPGHHQARFREWTHKLARAALNPGQESLVQGALQEFIDYIQSLISEKREHPGSDVISGLLQAYDEGDKLNENELLSTIWLLITAGHETTVNLIGNGTLALLQHPEQIRILQEEPALMPAAVEELLRYAGPIMITSRVAVEDIEIHGTQIRKGEMVVVSLAGANMDAGRFDGPERLNITRQEIDHLAFGRGIHLCLGAPLARMEGQIAFSSLLRRFPNLRLDVKPEDLTYHYSTLRSLVSLPVRL, encoded by the coding sequence GTGAAAGGCATAACAAGCAACGATTTTGTATCGCCGGACACAATGCGTGATTTTAATGCGTTTTACCAAAAGCTGACCCAACATCAGGAAGGACTTTATCGGCTTGATGACTTTTTTGGCATGGGCGAAGCTTGGGTAGCCTTTCGGTATGAGGATGTCTCGGCAATTTTAAAGGACACCCGGTTCCTCTCGGATCGGCGAAAGTACTCTTCACAGCAAAAAGCCTCACCCCAGAACAGCTCCGTCAATGAATTGCTTGAATGGTTCAAGAATATGCCCAATATGCTCACGGTGGATCCTCCCGATCATACCCGGCTGCGGCGTTTGGTCTCCAAAGCATTTACGCCCCGTATGATTGAAGAGCTTCGTCCGCGAATCCAACAAATTGCCGACGAGCTGCTGGATAAGGTAGCCACCCGGGGCAAGATGGAACTCATTTCGGATTTTGCTTATCCGCTGCCTATCATCGTGATATCGGAGATGCTGGGGATCCCCGGCCATCATCAGGCACGTTTTCGCGAGTGGACCCACAAGCTGGCCCGGGCTGCGTTAAACCCCGGCCAAGAAAGTTTAGTTCAAGGAGCCCTTCAGGAGTTTATTGACTACATTCAATCTTTGATTTCCGAAAAGAGAGAGCACCCCGGGAGCGATGTCATCAGTGGGTTACTCCAGGCTTACGATGAGGGAGATAAGCTCAACGAGAACGAGCTGCTCTCCACCATATGGCTGCTCATTACGGCAGGACATGAAACGACCGTGAATCTGATCGGTAACGGAACCCTGGCGCTGCTTCAACACCCCGAACAAATACGGATCCTTCAGGAGGAACCGGCCCTTATGCCGGCTGCGGTTGAAGAACTGTTGCGGTATGCGGGTCCGATCATGATAACGAGCCGGGTCGCGGTTGAAGATATCGAAATACATGGCACACAAATTCGAAAAGGCGAGATGGTCGTGGTTTCGCTGGCCGGAGCAAATATGGATGCAGGCCGATTTGACGGGCCTGAGCGGCTGAACATCACAAGACAAGAGATCGATCATTTGGCCTTTGGTAGAGGAATCCATCTTTGCCTAGGGGCGCCTCTTGCCCGCATGGAGGGGCAAATCGCGTTCAGCTCTCTATTGCGGCGTTTTCCCAACCTGCGTCTTGACGTTAAACCGGAAGACTTGACATATCATTACAGCACGCTGCGATCTTTGGTGAGCCTTCCAGTCCGTTTATAA
- a CDS encoding TetR/AcrR family transcriptional regulator, whose product MQTSDRIIEAATRLIKTKGYRGVSTKTIATEAKVNESTIFRQFGSKQGILEAIIERHSDIPQFEKLLREDATDNPEIDLLNVSQQYRLFFHKNADIILIGIRDKGMLPELDRVLADPPVKLHSLLVEYFERLQKKKVIAIQDERLSAMSFLSMCYGFQMSELIHRDYQSQLVTEEEFYKHSVSLFVKGMLSQA is encoded by the coding sequence ATGCAAACTTCAGACAGAATCATTGAAGCCGCGACACGGCTCATCAAAACGAAGGGCTATCGGGGCGTTAGTACCAAAACCATTGCAACGGAAGCTAAAGTCAATGAATCTACGATTTTCCGGCAATTTGGAAGCAAACAAGGCATATTGGAAGCCATCATTGAAAGACATTCCGATATCCCGCAATTTGAGAAGCTGTTAAGAGAGGATGCGACCGATAATCCGGAAATCGATCTTCTAAATGTAAGCCAGCAGTACCGTTTGTTTTTCCATAAAAATGCGGACATCATTTTAATTGGGATCCGCGACAAAGGAATGCTTCCCGAATTGGACAGAGTGCTGGCCGATCCGCCGGTAAAGCTGCACTCCTTGCTGGTTGAATATTTTGAACGACTGCAGAAGAAAAAAGTCATAGCCATACAAGATGAGCGTCTTTCCGCTATGTCTTTTCTCTCGATGTGCTATGGATTTCAGATGAGCGAGCTGATTCACCGGGATTATCAGTCCCAACTCGTCACCGAGGAAGAGTTCTACAAGCACAGTGTCTCATTGTTTGTAAAAGGGATGTTATCTCAGGCATAA
- a CDS encoding 2-dehydropantoate 2-reductase N-terminal domain-containing protein codes for MNILVYGAGVQGSYLAHVLVKGGHDVTVLARGKRAEELEKEGLVIRHYLQRKTTVDRVRVIRRLDSGDAYDLIFVMMKYSDFEAVLPILAENVSRHIVLVGNNMNTYAMQDHLSKHGKSPKQVAFGFQATAGTRTDGRVICIRGGHGEMVIGGLNGPVPFRSLLEQAFMPTKYKLSYHDQIDAWLKNHMVLVVPMNMVILFHSFQMKQVVRDDRRMRQLVAAMGEGFRVLESLGYPLTPVKQASWITGYPNLIRWALKIFFMIPVSGLIDGTAVELRALNEDFAEWRARSDVPTPNWNALETDWLIQS; via the coding sequence TTGAATATACTTGTGTACGGTGCAGGTGTGCAGGGAAGCTATCTGGCACATGTCCTAGTAAAGGGCGGTCATGACGTGACTGTGTTGGCAAGAGGAAAGCGAGCGGAGGAACTGGAAAAGGAGGGACTGGTCATTCGGCATTACCTTCAGCGCAAGACAACAGTTGATCGGGTTCGTGTAATTCGCAGACTAGATTCAGGTGACGCGTATGACTTGATCTTCGTCATGATGAAATATTCGGATTTCGAGGCTGTGCTACCAATCCTCGCAGAAAACGTTAGCCGTCATATCGTATTGGTCGGCAACAATATGAATACCTACGCCATGCAGGACCATTTGAGTAAACATGGAAAGTCGCCTAAACAGGTTGCTTTTGGCTTCCAAGCTACCGCAGGTACACGTACCGACGGGCGAGTCATTTGCATACGTGGCGGCCATGGGGAGATGGTCATCGGGGGTCTGAACGGTCCCGTTCCGTTTCGCTCCTTGCTGGAGCAGGCATTCATGCCAACCAAGTACAAGCTCAGTTACCATGATCAGATCGATGCCTGGCTGAAAAACCACATGGTGCTGGTCGTGCCCATGAACATGGTCATTCTGTTCCATAGCTTCCAGATGAAACAGGTTGTCCGTGACGACAGGCGAATGCGTCAGTTAGTGGCGGCGATGGGAGAGGGCTTCCGTGTACTTGAATCATTGGGGTACCCGTTAACCCCTGTGAAGCAAGCGTCTTGGATTACCGGCTATCCAAATTTAATCCGCTGGGCGTTGAAGATTTTCTTCATGATTCCGGTTAGCGGGTTGATTGATGGGACAGCTGTTGAGCTCAGAGCCTTGAATGAGGACTTTGCCGAATGGAGGGCAAGGTCGGATGTGCCTACGCCAAACTGGAATGCGTTAGAAACAGATTGGCTTATTCAATCATAG
- a CDS encoding alpha/beta hydrolase produces MNILKVNDVDLAYDSFGNENDEAIILIAGLGTQMIRWTVSFCRILAARGFRVIRFDNRDVGCSTHFSHYQTLDFDALATALMSGQRPDIPYTLDDMSNDAIGLLDALSIDRAHFVGRSMGGMIAQIAASEYPERVLSLTSIMSSSGNPALPQSSPEVMAMMTTPAPNPFEDEAGFLAHSLAFAKRIAGTGYPFEEDAYRALILEEVQRAYDPGSVGRQIAAIAVSGDRRPRLATIKVPALVIHGVDDPLFVPACGEDTASAIPGAELMLVDGMGHDLPHQLYKVTADGIERTARRN; encoded by the coding sequence ATGAACATCCTGAAAGTAAACGACGTCGATTTGGCCTATGACAGTTTCGGTAACGAAAATGACGAGGCTATTATCCTAATCGCCGGGCTTGGAACCCAGATGATCCGATGGACGGTTTCGTTTTGTCGGATATTAGCAGCGCGGGGCTTTCGCGTGATTCGCTTTGACAATCGCGACGTAGGTTGCTCGACGCACTTTAGCCATTATCAGACGCTGGATTTTGACGCACTGGCGACTGCTCTCATGTCGGGACAGCGCCCGGACATCCCTTACACTCTCGATGACATGTCCAACGACGCTATCGGACTGCTCGACGCCCTTTCAATTGACCGGGCACATTTCGTTGGCAGGTCGATGGGCGGAATGATCGCCCAGATTGCAGCCAGTGAGTACCCTGAACGGGTTTTATCACTTACTTCCATTATGTCCAGTTCCGGCAATCCCGCCCTTCCGCAATCTTCCCCGGAAGTCATGGCGATGATGACTACACCGGCGCCGAACCCATTTGAGGATGAAGCAGGATTTTTGGCGCACAGTCTCGCTTTTGCCAAACGCATCGCAGGCACCGGCTATCCGTTTGAAGAGGACGCTTATCGGGCGCTCATTCTGGAGGAAGTCCAGCGAGCCTACGATCCAGGCAGTGTCGGACGACAAATTGCTGCGATCGCTGTCTCCGGTGACCGGCGTCCGCGGCTGGCGACCATAAAAGTACCAGCACTTGTCATTCATGGGGTGGACGATCCCCTGTTCGTCCCAGCGTGTGGCGAGGACACGGCTTCTGCCATCCCGGGCGCCGAGCTAATGTTGGTTGACGGCATGGGACACGACCTGCCGCACCAACTGTACAAAGTAACCGCTGATGGCATAGAGCGAACGGCTCGTCGCAATTGA
- a CDS encoding nuclear transport factor 2 family protein, with translation MTSKNQNGLVLKAIAVLESFESGNPEAITAYVHPDQYIQHNQGLSDGRAAMLGALDHLKEIGTKVSIKRALVDGDYVALHSVYEFFGPKIIIDIFRFENGLIVEHWDNMQEMVERTPSNHTMIDGPVTIKDSDKTDLHSPIEIEDIEP, from the coding sequence ATGACATCAAAAAACCAAAATGGGCTTGTCCTTAAGGCAATCGCTGTGCTGGAAAGTTTTGAGAGCGGCAACCCTGAAGCAATTACGGCTTACGTTCATCCAGATCAATATATTCAGCATAATCAAGGCTTATCTGATGGTCGTGCGGCCATGCTTGGTGCGCTTGACCATTTAAAGGAAATTGGTACGAAGGTAAGTATTAAGCGTGCTTTGGTGGATGGAGATTATGTGGCACTTCATTCCGTATATGAGTTCTTTGGCCCCAAAATCATCATTGATATTTTCCGTTTTGAGAATGGATTGATTGTTGAACATTGGGATAATATGCAAGAGATGGTAGAAAGAACACCGAGCAACCATACGATGATTGACGGACCTGTCACGATAAAGGATAGCGACAAGACAGATCTGCACTCGCCGATTGAGATTGAGGACATTGAACCGTAA